The following coding sequences are from one Ornithodoros turicata isolate Travis chromosome 1, ASM3712646v1, whole genome shotgun sequence window:
- the LOC135395462 gene encoding uncharacterized protein LOC135395462, producing MFGNNTVASKTPETLFDMNALVVLSAVVACVSAGGYGLGGHGAYGGHGGYGGHGGYGAYGGLGAYGGHGGLGGYGGGFGGYGSGLGFGGLGAGVGGGLGGGFGGGFGGGLGGGFGGGVGVGVGGSVVGGGVASGPQVVGVGPAVAAPLATLSVVQQPVVRQVNHGRQVAHRVAVPVTTVSENVRPVVVNQGAGLGGVGGVGGAGFGGVGGAGFGAGGLGGGFGVGGGYGLAGGYGLAGGYGKGGYGGGYGKH from the exons ATGTTCGGAAACAACACAGTCGCTAGCAAGACTCCAGAAACGCTCTTCGACATGAATGCTCTA GTTGTTCTTAGCGCCGTTGTGGCCTGCGTCAGTGCCGGAGGCTATGGACTCGGTGGTCACGGTGCTTACGGCGGCCACGGAGGATACGGAGGTCACGGAGGCTACGGTGCTTACGGCGGCCTGGGAGCATACGGAGGTCACGGAGGCCTCGGCGGTTACGGGGGCGGCTTCGGCGGCTACGGCAGCGGTCTCGGTTTCGGAGGTCTCGGAGCTGGTGTCGGCGGCGGCCTCGGCGGTGGCTTCGGTGGCGGATTTGGCGGTGGCCTCGGCGGCGGATTCGGCGGTGGCGTTGGAGTCGGCGTCGGTGGCTCAGTTGTGGGTGGCGGAGTCGCAAGTGGACCACAAGTTGTCGGAGTTGGGCCTGCCGTTGCAGCCCCACTCGCCACCTTATCTGTCGTGCAACAGCCAGTTGTGAGGCAGGTCAACCACGGTCGCCAAGTAGCTCACAGGGTTGCCGTTCCTGTGACCACGGTCTCCGAGAACGTTAGACCTGTTGTTGTCAACCAGGGCGCTGGCCTTGGCGGAGTTGGGGGAGTTGGCGGAGCTGGATTCGGCGGAGTTGGAGGAGCTGGGTTCGGCGCTGGGGGACTCGGTGGCGGCTTCGGGGTCGGAGGCGGATACGGCCTTGCCGGTGGTTACGGGTTGGCTGGTGGCTATGGCAAGGGTGGCTATGGTGGTGGCTATGGCAAGCATTAA